CGCCGCCGCCAGGGAGCAGGCCAGCGCTTCGCAGGCGTTCAGCTCGCCGCTGGGGCGATCGTGATCAATAAGATAGAAGGTCGCGTTTTTCATGGTGCTCCGCATACCGATGAGGGTCACAGACAGAATAACAAATCCCCGCAAGCGCGGGGATCAGGCCGTAAAGGGATGAATACGCCACCGGCCGGCGGTGGCGATTGCCGATGATTACTCGGCGTCATTCAACCCGGCGCGGTTCAGCAGGAACTGCGACAGCAGCGCCACCGGGCGGCCGGTCGCGCCTTTAGCTTTGCCGGAGCGCCAGGCGGTGCCGGCGATATCCAGATGCGCCCAACTGTACTTGCGGGTAAAGCGCGACAGGAAACAGGCGGCGGTGATCGCTCCGCCCGGACGGCCGCCGATGTTGGCCATGTCGGCGAAGTTGGAGTCCAACTGCTCCTGATATTCGTCGCCCAGCGGCAGACGCCAGGCGCGGTCGCCCGCTTGTTCCGACGCGCCCAGCAGTTCGTGCGCCAGCGGATTGTGGTTCGACATCAGCCCGGTCAGGTGGTGACCCAGCGCGATAACGCAGGCGCCGGTCAGGGTGGCGACGTCAATCACCACGTCCGGCTCGAAGCGCTCGACGTAGGTCAGGGTGTCGCACAGCACCAGACGGCCTTCGGCGTCGGTGTTCAGCACTTCCACCGTCTGGCCTGACATGGTGGTCAGAATATCGCCGGGACGATAGGAACGACCATCGACCATATTTTCGCAACCGGCCAGAATACCGATGATGTTGAGCGGCAACGCCAGCTCCGCCGCCACGCGCATCACGCCGTAAACCGAGGCCGCGCCGCACATGTCGTACTTCATTTCGTCCATGCTGTCGGCCGGTTTAATGGAGATGCCGCCGGCGTCAAAGGTCAGACCTTTACCCACCAGCACGATCGGCTTGCTGTTGTTGTCCGGGTCGCCCTTGTATTCGATCACCGACATCAGCGATTCGTTCTGCGAGCCTTGTCCTACCGCCAGATACGCGTTCATGCCCAGCTCTTTCATCTGCTGTTCGCCGATGACGCGGGTAGTGACCTGGCTGTAGCCGTCGGCCAACTGGCGCGCCTGCGAGGCCAGATAGGCGGCGTTACAGATGTTAGGCGGCATGTTGCCCAGATCTTTAGCCGCTTTGATGCCGGAGGCGATCGCCAGGCCGTGCTGGATGGCGCGCTCGCCGGAGGTCAGCTCGCGGCGGGTCGGCAC
The DNA window shown above is from Dickeya dadantii NCPPB 898 and carries:
- the pepA gene encoding leucyl aminopeptidase, yielding MEFSVKSGSPEKQRSACIVVGVFEPRRLSPIAEQLDKISDGYISALLRRGELEGKVGQSLLLHHVPNILSERILLIGCGKERELDERQYKQVIQKTINALNETGSMEAVCFLTELHVKGRNTYWKVRQAVETAKETLYTFDQLKTNKVELRRPLRKMVFNVPTRRELTSGERAIQHGLAIASGIKAAKDLGNMPPNICNAAYLASQARQLADGYSQVTTRVIGEQQMKELGMNAYLAVGQGSQNESLMSVIEYKGDPDNNSKPIVLVGKGLTFDAGGISIKPADSMDEMKYDMCGAASVYGVMRVAAELALPLNIIGILAGCENMVDGRSYRPGDILTTMSGQTVEVLNTDAEGRLVLCDTLTYVERFEPDVVIDVATLTGACVIALGHHLTGLMSNHNPLAHELLGASEQAGDRAWRLPLGDEYQEQLDSNFADMANIGGRPGGAITAACFLSRFTRKYSWAHLDIAGTAWRSGKAKGATGRPVALLSQFLLNRAGLNDAE